A region of the Candidatus Methylomirabilota bacterium genome:
CGTCGATTTTCAGGGCGAGGTGTGCATCATCCCGCCCAACTCCTTCGCCCTGGGACGCTCGGTCGAGTACTTCCGGATCCCCCGCAACGTGCTGACGATCTGCGTGGGGAAGTCCACGTATGCCCGGTGCGGCATCATCGTCAACGTCACGCCGTTCGAGCCGGAGTGGGAGGGCTTCGTGACGCTGGAGATCTCCAACACGACCCCCCTTCCGGCGAAGATCTACGCGAGCGAGGGGATCGCTCAGGTTCTCTTCTTCGAGTCCGACGAGACTTGCGCCGTCTCGTACGCGGACCGGCAAGGGAAGTACCAGGCGCAGCAGGGTATCGTCCTCCCCAAGGTGTAGGGCACACGCGCAGGGGCGGATAAGGAGGGATCATGGCCGACCAGCAGAAGAAGAAGGTCGAGCGGCCGAAGGGACCGCCCGAAGGCGAGGACGCCAAGGCGAATCCCGACGTCCAGAAGAAGGGCAAGAAGATCAAGGAAGAGCTCGACAAGATCCTGGACGAGATCGA
Encoded here:
- a CDS encoding ubiquitin-like protein Pup, encoding MADQQKKKVERPKGPPEGEDAKANPDVQKKGKKIKEELDKILDEIDDILEENAEEFVKSYVQRGGE
- the dcd gene encoding dCTP deaminase; this translates as MIKSDRWIKRMALDKGMIQPFEERQVRHGAISYGLSSYGYDLRISDSFKIFTNVYNTVVDPKAFDPRSFVDFQGEVCIIPPNSFALGRSVEYFRIPRNVLTICVGKSTYARCGIIVNVTPFEPEWEGFVTLEISNTTPLPAKIYASEGIAQVLFFESDETCAVSYADRQGKYQAQQGIVLPKV